The Geoalkalibacter sp. genome contains the following window.
TGACAACAAGGTGGAGACGATCCGCTTCAACGATAAGATCGGCGTCAATGACGGCAATCTCTGCGTGCGCGGCCGGTTCGGCTACTCCTTCATCAATGCCGAGGATCGCCTCAAGCGGCCCTTGGTGCGCAAAAACGGCAGGCTTGAGCCCGCGACCTGGAGCGAGGCCATCGACGCGGTGGCGGCCGGGTTTGAAAAGGCGCGCGCCGAAAAGGGCATCGGCATCCTCAGCGGCGGTCGCTTGACCAACGAGGAATATTTCTACCTCGGACATCTTGCCGACAAGGTGCTCAAGACCCCGCACCTCGATCACAGCGGCGGAGAATGCTATAAGGGCATTACCCAGGGGCTGGCCGAAACTCTCGGGATCCAGGCATCGACTGGTACTTTCCCGCAGGTGGAAGAGTGCGATGCCATTCTGGCCATCCGCTCGGATTTCTACGAAACCCATCCGGTTTTCGGCATGGTGGTCAACCAGGCGGTGAAACGACACGAGGCCAAGCTGGCAATCATCAGCGACAAAAAGGGCAAACTGACCAAACTGCCCGGCGCCAAAACCCTGCTCACCAAACCCGGCACCGAGGTCAGCGTGCTCAACGCCATGGCGCATGTTCTGCTGAGCGAGGGGTTGGCGGTCACCGAGGGTGTGACCGGTGTCGAGGCATTGCGTGCTGCCTTGGCGGATTACGCGCCCCAGAACATCGCCGCGAAAACCGGTGTGTCCGCCGAGGGCATCGAGGCGGCGGCGCGCAATTTCGCCAAAGGAAAGAACAAGGCCATTCTTCTGGCCTACGGCATGCCCTACGGCGCCCAGGCGCGCGAACTCGGCATCGCCGCCGCCAATTTGGCGATCCTCGCCGGTGTCTGTGAGTGTGAAAAAGGCGGCCTGTATCTCTGCGGGGAAAAGGCCAACAGCCAGGGCGCCATCGACCAGGGCATTTTGCCCCGCTCCAAGGGGATGGGAGCGCAGGCCATGCTGCAAGCCGCAGCGGAAGGAAATCTCTCGGCCCTCTATGTGATCGGCGAGGATCCGCTGCTGAGCTATCCCGACCGCGCCAAGGTCGCGGCGGCGCTCGACAAGGTTCCATTCCTGGTCGTCCAGGATCTTTTCCTGACCGATACGGCCCGCGAGGCCGATGTCATTCTTCCCGCTGTATCCTTCGCGGAAAAGGATGGCACCTTCACCAACGCCGAACGTCGGGTTCAGCGGCTGCGCCCGGGCGTGAAAAGCCCCGGCGAGGCGCGCACCGACCTGGAGATTTTCTCTCTCCTGGCCGCGCGCATGAAAGATTCCCTGGTGTTCACCGGCCCTGCCGCGGTTTTTGCTGAAATCGCTCAATCCGTGCCCGCTTATCAGGGGTTGTCCTTTGGCGCCATCGGTCCCCAAGGTCAGGTTTGGGGCGGCGAGAGGCTCGCTCCGAAAACTCGTAATCTGGTGCCGGTTAAGGGTGCGGAACCCCTGGCCGCGCGGTTCCAGATGATTACGGGCAGCGCGCTCTATCACAGCGGAACGCTTTCGGTGAGGGCCAAGGGGCCTTTGTCCGCACTTCCGGAGCCCTATGCCGAATTCTGTCTGGAGGACGCCGCTGAACTCGGCATTGCCGAGGCGCAGACCGTCTGCATCAAGGGCAACGGTGAGGAACTTCGGCTCAAGGCCAAACTCGGCAAGCGCTTGCCCCGGGGCGTCGTTTTCGTTCCCTATCATTTCGGCAGCGCCGGCGTCAACCGGGTCTATCGCGGGGAGTCGGCCATCACCATCGAAGTCAGCAAGTAGGCGAATTCCGAGGAGGGACGCCATGCAGTGTTCAAAATGTAACGCGCCCGTTTCCGCACAGGCGAAATTCTGCGATCAATGTGGAGCCAACCTTGCCGGGGATGCCGACTTCGTCCACGCCCGCGCCTTGGACCTCTTTCATCGCGGCATGATCGAGGAAGCGGTTCGCAACTGGGACGCCGTGTTGCAGATGAATCCCGCCTCGGGAACCGCTCACTACTACAAGGGGCTTGCTCTTTACGATCAGGGGGATCTCGAAGGCGCCGTGCAATGCTTTCAGAAAGCCCTGGCCGGTGAGAAGGATCGGTTTCGCGTCTATTTCAAGCTCGGCATGGCCCAGTACGGGCTCGGGGAGCTGAACGCAAGCATCGAGAGTTTCGGCAAGGCCGTGGCTCTCAATCCCAAAAGCGCCGAAACCCATTACCGCCTCGGTCTTTCCTATCTGCGCAACGCCGATCTGGGCAAAGCAGAGGAGGCGCTGCGGGAGGCCGCCCGGATCAATCCCGGTTATACGCGCGTTCTTTACATGCTTGGCATGGTTTATTCGCAAAAGGGCGATTATCTCTCCGCCATCGAGCAGTTTCGCCGGGTGGTGGAACTAAGTCCCACTTACACCGCAGCGCGTTTTGAGCTCGGCTTGGCCTATTTCAAGGAAGGCATGCTTGCCGAGGCCGCGGAGCAATTCAGTACGGCGGCCGAAACCAACGCCCGTTTCGCGCCCGCATTCTACATGCTGGCCGAGTCCAAGCGGCGCCTGGGGGATTTCTCAGAGGCCATTGGTGTCTACCGAAAGGTTTTGGAGATCAATCCCAAGGATGCCGATGCCTGGGTGCGGATTGCCGAATGCAACATGCAGCTCGATTTTCTGGACGAAGCGCGCAAGGCCATCCAAAAGGCCCTCGCCATCAATCCCAGCCATCGCGAGGCGCAATATCTCAACAAGCATCTTGGGGAAATGGCCACTCCCCACAAGCCTGGATTTTGATGAGATCATTTAAAACTTTGCAGAGAGGATTGCCATGACGCCCGAGTTTGTGAGTCTCTCCAACAACTGGCCTTTGTACCTGACCACGATGATCGTAAAGATTCTGGTGGTTTTTGTGGTCGTTATCCTGATCGTCGCCTACGCGACCTGGCTGGAGCGCAAGGTCATCGGCCATATGCAGACCCGTCTCGGCCCCATGGAGACCGGCTGGCACGGGCTCTTGCAGCCGATCGCCGACGGCCTCAAGCTGTTTTTCAAGGAAGACATCATTCCGGAGAAAGCAGCCAAGTTCACCTTTCTGCTGGCCCCGATGATGCTGCTGGTTCCCGCGTTCATCACCTTCGCGGTGGTACCATTCGGCCCCGACAAGGTGATCGGCGGATACCTGGTGCCGATGCAGATCACCGATCTCAACGTCGGCGTGCTCTATGTCTTGGCCATGGCCGGCCTGGGTGCCTACGGCATCGTTCTCGCCGGTTGGTCGTCCAACTCCAAGTACTCCCTGATGGGCGGTATCCGGTCCACGGCGCAGATGATCTCTTACGAACTCGCCGCCGGACTTTCCATCGTCGCGGTGTTCATGCTCTCGGAGACCCTGAGCCTGCGGGAGATCGTGGCGTTGCAGATGGAACCCTTGTGGGGCGCCATCAGCTTCTTGCCCAACTGGTACGTCTTCAGCCAGCCCCTGGCCTTCGGGTTGTTCATCCTGACCTCCCTGGCGGAAATCAACCGTACTCCCTTTGACCTTCCCGAGGCCGAATCGGAGTTGGTGTCCGGCTTCTGCACGGAATATTCCTCCATGAAGTACGCTTTGTTCTTCATGGCCGAATACGCCAACATGGTGGTCATCGCCGCGATTGCCGCGACTCTCTTCCTCGGCGGCTGGTCCGGGCCGTTCTTCGGTCCCATCAACCTTCTGCTCAAGATCCTGGCGTTCATGTTCTTCGCCATCTGGCTGCGCGCCACCATGCCGCGCGTCCGCTATGACCAGCTGATGACCATGGGCTGGAAGGTTCTCATTCCGCTGGCACTCGCCAATGTGATTGTCACCGGCGTGGTCGTCCTCCTGATGCAATAAAACCTGACTGAGGAGAAGAGGGATATAACCATGTTCAAAGAATTCGCCAAAGGGTTGAGCATCACCTTCAAGCACTTGCTGCCGGGGCACAGCACGACCGTTCAGTATCCCCATGTCAAACTGACGCCCTCGGATCGCTTCCGCGGCCTGCATCGTCTGGTGCCGACCCAGGACCGGGAAAAATGCGTGGCCTGTTACCTGTGCCCCACGGTCTGCCCGGCCAAATGCATAACCGTTGAGTCGGCGGAGAACGAAAAGGGCGAAAAATATCCGAGGGTATACCAGATCGATCTGCTGCGCTGCATTTTCTGCGGCTACTGCGTCGAGGCCTGCCCGGTGGAAGCCATTGAAATGACCGGCGAGTACGAGCTGGCCAACTATCGACGGTCGGATTTCGAATTCACCAAACAGCGTCTGCTGCGTTAAGGGGAAAGGAGCGAACCCTCATGGAATTGCTGTTCTTTTATCTGGTTGCGCTGGTCGCGATCCTTTCCGCCTTTCTGGTGGTGAAGTGCAAGAACCCGGTCAACAGCGCCATTTCGCTGGTGATGACCTTCTTCTGTCTGGCGATTTTCTACGTCATGCTCTACGCCCCTTTCATGGCGGCGGTGCAAGTCCTGGTCTACGCCGGGGCGATCATGGTTCTGATCCTGTTCGTCATCATGCTGCTCAACCTTGGGCCGGAAATGATGGAGCGCTTTCAGCACGGCGTGATCGGCGGGGCCATCGTCGCGGGCATTGTGATGGTTCAGGCGGTGATGTTCGTCAATCGCGGCAATACGGCTGGAATTTCCGGTGACATCACGCGTGAGAGGGTTTTGGCCGAGGGCCACATGGAACTGATTGGAATGAAGCTGTTCACCGAGTTCATGCTGCCTTTTCAGATCGCCGGGATCTTGTTACTGATTGCCATCGTGGGCGCCCTTGTGCTGGCCAAAAAAGAAGTCTAAACGGGAACGGACAGGAGTCGATCATGCTTACCGTTTATCATTATCTGGGACTCAGCGCCATTCTCTTTGCCCTGGGCCCCTACGGGGTTCTGACCCGGCGCAATGCGATTGTCATCTTCATGTGCATCGAGCTCATGCTCAATGCAGTGAACCTTACCTTCATCTCTCTTTCGAGCTATCTGAACAATCTCGACGGGCAGATCTTCGTCTTCTTCGTCATGTCGGTAGCAGCGGCCGAGGCCGCCGTCGGACTCGCGCTGATGATCGCTTTCTTCCGCAACAAGGAGTCCGTGGAAGTCGAAGATTTCAACCTGCTCAAATGGTGACAGATTTCTGATTCGATCCGATCTAATCGACAGAGGAGATGGAAATGTACGACAAGCTATGGCTCATCCCGTTCTTCCCCCTGCTCGGCAGCATCATCAACGGGCTGCTGGGCAAGAAGATCAAAAACGAGAAAATCATCGGGGGCATCGGGACCCTGGCGATCTTCGCTTCCTTCATCGTTTCGGTGCTGTGTTTCATGGAGTTGCGCGCCGATTCGGTGAAATCGCATCAGCAGGTGATCGCTTCCTGGATGTCCGTTGGCAACCTGCAGATCGAGTGGGGCTTTCTTCTGGATCCGCTCTCGGCGGTGATGCTGCTGGTGGTGACCGGCGTCGGCTCGCTGATCCATCTTTACTCCATCGGCTACATGCACGGCGAGGAAGGGTTCTACCGCTACTTCTCCTACCTCAACCTGTTCGCCTTCTCCATGCTCATGCTGGTGCTCGGCAACAATGCCATGGTCATGTTCGTCGGTTGGGAAGGCGTGGGTCTGTGTTCCTACCTGCTGATCGGCTACTACTTTCACAAACAGAGCGCCGGCGACGCCGCCAAGAAAGCCTTCGTGGTCAACCGCGTCGGCGACTTCGGCTTCCTGCTCGGGATTTTCCTGCTCTTTTGGACCCTCGGCAGCGAGCACGGCATCTGGACCCTCAATTTTGTCGAAATCGCCCAGCACGGCCATCTGCTCGGCGCGGGTAGCGCGGTGGTGACCACCATTACCCTGTGCTTCTTTCTTGGCGCCACGGGCAAGTCGGCGCAGATTCCTCTCTACACCTGGCTGCCCGACGCCATGGAAGGCCCCACGCCGGTTTCGGCGCTCATCCATGCCGCCACCATGGTCACCGCGGGCGTTTACATGATCGGGCGCATGAACGGACTCTTCGCCATGGCGCCCGACACCATGCTCGTCATCGCCATCGTCGGTGCCGCCACGGCCATCTTCGCCGCTTCCATCGGCCTGGCACAGAATGACATCAAGCGGGTGCTGGCTTATTCGACGGTGTCGCAGCTTGGCTACATGTTTCTCGCCATGGGCGTCGGCGCCTTCACGGCGGGCATTTTCCACCTCATGACCCACGCCTTCTTCAAGGCTTGTCTGTTCCTTGGTTCGGGATCGGTCATCCATGCCATGCATCATGCCCTGCACAAGGCTCATGCCCACGACGATCCCCAGGACATGCGCAACATGGGTGGTCTGCGCAAGCATATGCCCATCACCTTCCTGACCTTTTTGATCTCGACCATCGCCATTGCCGGTCTGCCGGGACTGTCGGGCTTCTTCTCCAAGGATGAAATCCTGCTGTGGTCCCTGGCCGGCAATCGCGGTCACTGGCTGCTGTGGTTGGTCGCCTCCCTGGCTGCCGGGATGACGGCCTTCTACATGTTCCGTCTGGTGTTCATGACTTTCTTCGGCAAGGAGCGCATCGCCGAGAAAGCGAAGAGCTACCTGCACGAATCGCCTCTGGTGATCACCATCCCGCTGATGGTCCTGGCGGTGCTGGCGGTGTTCGGCGGCTATCTGAACGTTCCGGCGGTGCTGGGCGGCGCCCATCGACTGGAGACTTTCCTCAGCCCGGTGTTCGGAGCGGCGCAGCAAGCTTACGGCATCGAGCCTCCCCATATGAGCCATGCCGCTGAATATGGGCTCATGGGCTTGGCGACGGGCATCGCCCTGGTCGGCATCGGCCTGGCTTACCTCATGTATGTCAAGAACCCCGAGATGCCTGCCCAACTGGTGGCCAAGGCGCAGGGGCTCTACCGCGCGATCTTCAACAAGTGGTACGTGGATGAAATCTATGACGCCCTGTTCGTCAACCCGACCAAAAAGGCCGGCACGTTCCTGTGGAAGGGCTTTGACGTAGTGGTGGTCGACGGCATCGTCAATGGAGTGGGCTACATCGTCAAAGGGTTTTCCGGGGTGCTGCGCCTGACCCAGTCCGGGTTGGTGCATAACTACGCACTGGCCATGGTGGTCGGGGTGATTGTCATGGTGGCCTACTACGTCTTCGGCTGAGAGCGCCCAACCCCTGTAAAGTTGAGATAAGGAGTGATTTCCATGACCGACCACCTGTTGAGCCTGATGACATTTTTCCCGATTCTCGGGATGGTATTGCTGTTGTTCATCCCCAGGGACAATCATGGGCTGCT
Protein-coding sequences here:
- a CDS encoding molybdopterin-dependent oxidoreductase — encoded protein: MVTLTIDGQQIKVSKSATILDAAAEAGITIPVLCHAKKLLPYGACRVCLVEVEQMKGRLIPACTTPVTEGMVVTTLSPEIKKVRKTVLEFLLVNHVIDCPVCDKGGECDLQDLTYEYEVTTNRFKDAKFNLETDERNAFIERNMNRCVLCGKCVRVCDEIVAYGSYSFINRGFDTKVATAYDRGLDCEFCGQCVSMCPVGALLPRPFKFKARPWQLKEVDTVCGYCGNGCTVTLGVLDNKVETIRFNDKIGVNDGNLCVRGRFGYSFINAEDRLKRPLVRKNGRLEPATWSEAIDAVAAGFEKARAEKGIGILSGGRLTNEEYFYLGHLADKVLKTPHLDHSGGECYKGITQGLAETLGIQASTGTFPQVEECDAILAIRSDFYETHPVFGMVVNQAVKRHEAKLAIISDKKGKLTKLPGAKTLLTKPGTEVSVLNAMAHVLLSEGLAVTEGVTGVEALRAALADYAPQNIAAKTGVSAEGIEAAARNFAKGKNKAILLAYGMPYGAQARELGIAAANLAILAGVCECEKGGLYLCGEKANSQGAIDQGILPRSKGMGAQAMLQAAAEGNLSALYVIGEDPLLSYPDRAKVAAALDKVPFLVVQDLFLTDTAREADVILPAVSFAEKDGTFTNAERRVQRLRPGVKSPGEARTDLEIFSLLAARMKDSLVFTGPAAVFAEIAQSVPAYQGLSFGAIGPQGQVWGGERLAPKTRNLVPVKGAEPLAARFQMITGSALYHSGTLSVRAKGPLSALPEPYAEFCLEDAAELGIAEAQTVCIKGNGEELRLKAKLGKRLPRGVVFVPYHFGSAGVNRVYRGESAITIEVSK
- a CDS encoding tetratricopeptide repeat protein, coding for MQCSKCNAPVSAQAKFCDQCGANLAGDADFVHARALDLFHRGMIEEAVRNWDAVLQMNPASGTAHYYKGLALYDQGDLEGAVQCFQKALAGEKDRFRVYFKLGMAQYGLGELNASIESFGKAVALNPKSAETHYRLGLSYLRNADLGKAEEALREAARINPGYTRVLYMLGMVYSQKGDYLSAIEQFRRVVELSPTYTAARFELGLAYFKEGMLAEAAEQFSTAAETNARFAPAFYMLAESKRRLGDFSEAIGVYRKVLEINPKDADAWVRIAECNMQLDFLDEARKAIQKALAINPSHREAQYLNKHLGEMATPHKPGF
- the nuoH gene encoding NADH-quinone oxidoreductase subunit NuoH, whose product is MTPEFVSLSNNWPLYLTTMIVKILVVFVVVILIVAYATWLERKVIGHMQTRLGPMETGWHGLLQPIADGLKLFFKEDIIPEKAAKFTFLLAPMMLLVPAFITFAVVPFGPDKVIGGYLVPMQITDLNVGVLYVLAMAGLGAYGIVLAGWSSNSKYSLMGGIRSTAQMISYELAAGLSIVAVFMLSETLSLREIVALQMEPLWGAISFLPNWYVFSQPLAFGLFILTSLAEINRTPFDLPEAESELVSGFCTEYSSMKYALFFMAEYANMVVIAAIAATLFLGGWSGPFFGPINLLLKILAFMFFAIWLRATMPRVRYDQLMTMGWKVLIPLALANVIVTGVVVLLMQ
- a CDS encoding NuoI/complex I 23 kDa subunit family protein, whose amino-acid sequence is MFKEFAKGLSITFKHLLPGHSTTVQYPHVKLTPSDRFRGLHRLVPTQDREKCVACYLCPTVCPAKCITVESAENEKGEKYPRVYQIDLLRCIFCGYCVEACPVEAIEMTGEYELANYRRSDFEFTKQRLLR
- a CDS encoding NADH-quinone oxidoreductase subunit J codes for the protein MELLFFYLVALVAILSAFLVVKCKNPVNSAISLVMTFFCLAIFYVMLYAPFMAAVQVLVYAGAIMVLILFVIMLLNLGPEMMERFQHGVIGGAIVAGIVMVQAVMFVNRGNTAGISGDITRERVLAEGHMELIGMKLFTEFMLPFQIAGILLLIAIVGALVLAKKEV
- the nuoK gene encoding NADH-quinone oxidoreductase subunit NuoK, coding for MLTVYHYLGLSAILFALGPYGVLTRRNAIVIFMCIELMLNAVNLTFISLSSYLNNLDGQIFVFFVMSVAAAEAAVGLALMIAFFRNKESVEVEDFNLLKW
- the nuoL gene encoding NADH-quinone oxidoreductase subunit L, with the protein product MYDKLWLIPFFPLLGSIINGLLGKKIKNEKIIGGIGTLAIFASFIVSVLCFMELRADSVKSHQQVIASWMSVGNLQIEWGFLLDPLSAVMLLVVTGVGSLIHLYSIGYMHGEEGFYRYFSYLNLFAFSMLMLVLGNNAMVMFVGWEGVGLCSYLLIGYYFHKQSAGDAAKKAFVVNRVGDFGFLLGIFLLFWTLGSEHGIWTLNFVEIAQHGHLLGAGSAVVTTITLCFFLGATGKSAQIPLYTWLPDAMEGPTPVSALIHAATMVTAGVYMIGRMNGLFAMAPDTMLVIAIVGAATAIFAASIGLAQNDIKRVLAYSTVSQLGYMFLAMGVGAFTAGIFHLMTHAFFKACLFLGSGSVIHAMHHALHKAHAHDDPQDMRNMGGLRKHMPITFLTFLISTIAIAGLPGLSGFFSKDEILLWSLAGNRGHWLLWLVASLAAGMTAFYMFRLVFMTFFGKERIAEKAKSYLHESPLVITIPLMVLAVLAVFGGYLNVPAVLGGAHRLETFLSPVFGAAQQAYGIEPPHMSHAAEYGLMGLATGIALVGIGLAYLMYVKNPEMPAQLVAKAQGLYRAIFNKWYVDEIYDALFVNPTKKAGTFLWKGFDVVVVDGIVNGVGYIVKGFSGVLRLTQSGLVHNYALAMVVGVIVMVAYYVFG